In Brachypodium distachyon strain Bd21 chromosome 2, Brachypodium_distachyon_v3.0, whole genome shotgun sequence, one genomic interval encodes:
- the LOC112270992 gene encoding uncharacterized protein LOC112270992, with product MHLELRIKVDGVSVQDFIRELGKKVFWGSRQVVELCSYVERQRGQKYRRITTVPQLVEAIVHGRRADGDPEQTIYAELIDGSEDSPVGFARSQAVDALLDASFLAESYPVRNVADFGPNSTNGPSVDYSQVDIDEPTDFAPQIFSERKWAKLLGIPLADEEETLPPPPPQLRVPPEQRGADEDEVARMFEEGGDVIDDIHDEEMGAVHDEDNPDISVGTFWSSMEELKMAFRSYALKKEFQGRTAWTDKNRFTAKCSGKDGNMLPCRWYMSARRQLDGRLIRVNQMPHKHTFM from the coding sequence ATGCACCTTGAGTTGAGAATCAAGGTGGATGGCGTCAGTGTTCAAGATTTCATACGGGAGTTGGGTAAGAAGGTGTTTTGGGGCTCAAGGCAAGTGGTGGAATTATGTAGCTATGTGGAGAGGCAGAGGGGGCAGAAATACCGAAGAATCACGACAGTACCGCAGCTTGTTGAAGCGATCGTACATGGTCGGAGAGCAGACGGGGATCCAGAACAAACAATTTATGCAGAGCTAATTGATGGCAGCGAAGACTCACCTGTAGGATTTGCTCGGTCGCAAGCTGTAGATGCCCTCCTTGATGCATCATTTCTTGCAGAGAGTTATCCTGTTAGGAATGTTGCTGATTTCGGTCCGAACAGTACAAATGGGCCATCTGTTGATTATAGTCAAGTAGATATTGATGAGCCAACAGATTTTGCTCCGCAAATTTTCTCCGAGAGAAAATGGGCCAAACTTCTTGGCATTCCATtagctgatgaagaagaaacTTTGCCACCGCCCCCTCCTCAACTGCGTGTGCCCCCAGAGCAACGTGGTGCTGACGAAGATGAAGTTGCCAGGATGTTTGAAGAAGGGGGAGATGTAATAGATGACATACATGATGAAGAGATGGGCGCGGTGCATGACGAAGATAATCCTGATATATCAGTGGGCACGTTTTGGTCTAGTATGGAGGAATTGAAGATGGCTTTCAGGTCTTATGCTCTGAAGAAAGAGTTTCAAGGTAGGACTGCATGGACTGACAAGAACAGGTTCACTGCGAAATGCAGCGGTAAGGATGGCAATATGTTGCCTTGTCGATGGTATATGTCCGCGAGAAGGCAACTGGACGGGAGGCTCATCAGGGTCAATCAGATgccacacaaacacacatttATGTGA